A single genomic interval of Cupriavidus necator N-1 harbors:
- a CDS encoding PRTRC system protein A, which yields MHPMDITLQQSFPSVMVPRFGELAPLEATGERLLIAANGVFLEVSRPWLRLVRRVGQFDVKTAVPYGTAAEATDLRCGKLPAHLIGQFAELARAAMPNETGSWIVWHPATCAFRLVPVTMLSHGRGHLQYDRPALADGEVLVVDCHSHGNFPAYFSSTDNDDDQHDVKFAFVMGNCLAATPSLCLRLCAKGIFEAVDRVPGDWYAAARAQEVV from the coding sequence ATGCATCCGATGGACATTACCCTGCAGCAATCCTTTCCGTCCGTGATGGTGCCGCGCTTCGGCGAACTGGCACCACTGGAAGCGACGGGAGAACGCCTGCTTATCGCCGCCAACGGCGTGTTTCTGGAAGTGTCGCGGCCATGGCTGCGGCTCGTGCGCCGCGTGGGCCAATTCGACGTCAAGACTGCGGTGCCGTATGGCACCGCGGCCGAGGCGACGGACCTGCGCTGCGGCAAGCTGCCCGCGCACCTGATCGGGCAGTTTGCCGAGCTGGCGCGTGCGGCCATGCCCAACGAGACCGGCAGCTGGATCGTCTGGCATCCGGCAACTTGCGCATTCCGGCTGGTGCCGGTCACGATGCTGTCGCACGGGCGCGGTCATTTGCAGTACGACCGGCCGGCGCTGGCGGATGGAGAAGTGCTGGTGGTGGATTGCCATTCGCATGGCAACTTCCCGGCGTACTTCTCATCGACCGACAACGATGACGATCAGCATGACGTGAAATTCGCCTTCGTGATGGGGAACTGCCTCGCCGCAACACCGTCGCTGTGCCTGCGGCTCTGTGCCAAGGGGATCTTCGAGGCAGTGGACCGTGTACCAGGCGACTGGTACGCGGCTGCACGGGCCCAGGAGGTAGTGTGA
- a CDS encoding bactofilin family protein, with amino-acid sequence MKDTPLFSVLNRGMSIHGDVAADHGITCLGLVDGNLSSSAGLLHIAAGGIVRGKVEGDHVIVDGIVEGDVAARSTLILNGRVKGEIFYAGTIRLGMNANLESKISRVAAIAAGTGAHVFAREAVVAGSVDPAEMADANTAATPST; translated from the coding sequence ATGAAAGACACCCCTCTTTTCAGCGTGCTCAATCGTGGCATGAGCATCCACGGTGATGTGGCTGCGGATCATGGCATCACCTGCCTTGGCCTCGTCGACGGCAACCTTTCCTCCTCCGCCGGACTGCTCCACATTGCCGCCGGCGGCATCGTGCGCGGCAAGGTCGAAGGCGACCACGTGATCGTGGACGGCATCGTTGAGGGCGACGTGGCGGCACGCAGTACGCTAATCCTCAACGGCCGCGTGAAGGGTGAGATCTTCTACGCCGGGACCATCCGGCTGGGGATGAACGCAAACCTCGAGAGCAAGATTTCGCGGGTCGCAGCCATCGCGGCTGGCACCGGCGCACACGTCTTTGCGCGAGAAGCTGTGGTGGCGGGATCAGTCGATCCCGCTGAGATGGCCGATGCGAACACGGCGGCTACCCCGAGCACATGA
- a CDS encoding PRTRC system ParB family protein, whose translation MQSPTIALGKIRPGRNPRKYFDAAEMAELTDSVRENGVIQPILIRPLGDDGYELVAGERRLRAARAAHGDDYPIPVTIREMTEEEADRLALIENVQRADMAPSEEAVAAARIVGQLKGDREEAAKILGWSRSTLDKRLGLMNCSTSVLDALNTRTIQLGHAELLATLAKDKQDKLLPVIVGEKKSVAELKKTIEAAACSLATAIFDKADCAACPHNSSLQTEMFGEAIATGNCTNRACYTQKTDKQLETVAYGLKDEYPVIRIVRAGDNHTRVQLVVDGPTGVGEDQAKACHACEHYGAAVSALPDSIGKVFRGQCFDTACNSKKIAARLKAERDAKANAQKPAAAAAGSSTTAKGSTKTPAEEKAVTHISETEKVKAYRVALWRKALRREAASVPETANIYLLAVALSGLSRNIGGDIMGKIFEKLTDEKATSTDLKKNLSTVQELDAGKRVTLTTAMTVAAIEGIEVNHLVALCQYHKLDLRQHWNLQKSKDFLGLLTKSEIKVLADELGLRAALGDNFAKVFNKSKPDLIEALLNVDGFEYAGKLPKVLRF comes from the coding sequence ATGCAAAGCCCCACTATCGCCCTCGGCAAGATCCGTCCTGGCCGCAACCCGCGCAAGTACTTCGATGCTGCCGAAATGGCGGAGCTCACCGATTCCGTTCGCGAGAACGGTGTTATCCAGCCAATCCTGATTCGTCCGTTGGGCGATGACGGCTACGAGCTGGTGGCCGGTGAACGCCGCTTGCGTGCCGCGAGGGCGGCGCACGGCGACGACTATCCCATCCCTGTCACCATCCGCGAGATGACCGAAGAGGAGGCCGACCGGCTCGCCCTCATCGAGAACGTCCAGCGTGCGGACATGGCCCCTTCCGAGGAAGCCGTGGCTGCCGCACGGATCGTTGGACAACTTAAGGGCGACCGCGAGGAAGCCGCCAAGATCCTGGGCTGGTCCCGCTCCACGCTGGACAAGCGCCTGGGGCTGATGAACTGCAGCACGTCCGTTCTGGACGCGCTCAACACCCGCACCATCCAGCTTGGCCACGCCGAACTGCTAGCGACGCTCGCCAAGGACAAGCAGGACAAGCTCCTGCCCGTCATCGTGGGCGAGAAGAAGTCGGTGGCCGAACTGAAGAAGACCATCGAGGCCGCCGCGTGCAGCCTCGCTACGGCAATCTTCGATAAGGCCGACTGCGCTGCTTGCCCACACAACTCGTCGTTGCAGACGGAAATGTTCGGCGAGGCGATTGCGACCGGCAATTGCACCAACCGCGCCTGCTACACGCAGAAGACCGACAAGCAACTGGAAACGGTAGCCTACGGCCTGAAGGATGAGTACCCGGTGATCCGGATTGTGCGTGCGGGGGACAACCATACGCGCGTGCAACTGGTGGTGGACGGTCCGACCGGCGTTGGCGAAGATCAGGCGAAGGCCTGCCATGCCTGCGAGCACTATGGCGCGGCGGTCAGCGCGTTGCCGGATAGCATCGGCAAGGTCTTCCGTGGTCAGTGCTTCGATACGGCTTGCAACAGCAAGAAGATCGCGGCACGCCTGAAGGCTGAGCGCGACGCCAAGGCGAACGCACAAAAGCCGGCCGCTGCAGCCGCGGGTTCATCCACGACTGCCAAAGGCTCGACCAAAACGCCTGCAGAGGAAAAGGCTGTCACGCACATCAGCGAGACCGAGAAGGTGAAAGCCTACCGGGTCGCGCTGTGGCGCAAGGCACTGCGCCGCGAGGCCGCAAGCGTTCCCGAGACCGCCAACATCTACCTGCTGGCGGTGGCGCTGTCCGGCCTCTCGCGCAACATTGGTGGCGACATCATGGGCAAGATCTTCGAGAAGCTGACGGACGAGAAGGCTACGTCCACCGACCTCAAGAAGAACCTGTCCACCGTGCAGGAGCTGGATGCCGGCAAGCGTGTCACGCTGACCACAGCAATGACCGTCGCGGCCATCGAGGGGATCGAAGTCAATCACCTTGTGGCGCTCTGCCAATACCACAAGCTGGATCTGCGCCAGCATTGGAACCTGCAGAAGTCCAAAGACTTCCTGGGGCTGCTGACCAAGTCGGAAATTAAGGTGCTGGCCGACGAGCTGGGCCTGCGTGCCGCACTTGGTGACAACTTCGCCAAGGTCTTTAACAAGTCCAAGCCGGATCTGATCGAGGCGTTGCTCAACGTCGACGGATTCGAATACGCGGGCAAGCTGCCCAAGGTTCTTCGCTTCTGA
- a CDS encoding DUF4313 domain-containing protein, whose amino-acid sequence MEEHIIGAGMVSYPAGLQLRVHVYRNNNRPALALICADDYLPYLDLTANVPDQELAEDEVFIAAWNVPNDVLTALLESGWFVPARTIATGYIRGPVWKIQSADLLAWIADAREDALADMPQ is encoded by the coding sequence ATGGAAGAACACATCATCGGCGCGGGCATGGTCAGCTACCCAGCAGGCCTGCAGCTTCGCGTCCACGTCTATCGCAACAACAATCGGCCGGCGCTGGCGTTGATCTGTGCCGACGACTACCTACCTTACCTCGACCTCACTGCCAACGTTCCCGACCAGGAACTGGCCGAAGACGAGGTGTTCATTGCAGCCTGGAACGTTCCCAACGACGTCTTGACGGCGCTGCTGGAGTCCGGCTGGTTCGTGCCTGCGCGCACGATCGCCACCGGCTACATCCGCGGCCCCGTCTGGAAGATCCAGTCCGCCGACCTGCTCGCCTGGATCGCGGACGCTCGCGAAGACGCGCTGGCGGACATGCCGCAATAA
- a CDS encoding outer membrane lipoprotein has protein sequence MLSVAALLSSPNVYRGSDAMRAGSAEQVTVVRVRNVTIAGDSMLSANSGVPAILSTLVGAVLGARVIGNGDGRYIAGALSGTAAGVIGQVAATHLSQRDGVEVIVRTDSGRQLVVAQGADQQFVVGEQLYLVSSGGGYRLTR, from the coding sequence GTGCTATCAGTGGCCGCGCTGCTCAGTTCGCCCAATGTCTACCGCGGTTCCGATGCCATGCGCGCCGGTTCCGCGGAGCAGGTGACGGTAGTGCGCGTGCGCAACGTCACCATTGCGGGCGACAGCATGTTGTCGGCTAACTCCGGTGTGCCGGCAATCCTCAGCACGTTGGTTGGCGCAGTACTCGGTGCGCGTGTCATCGGCAACGGCGATGGGCGTTACATCGCCGGCGCGCTCTCGGGCACGGCAGCGGGTGTCATCGGGCAGGTCGCGGCTACGCACCTGTCGCAGCGCGACGGCGTGGAGGTCATTGTCCGCACGGACAGCGGCCGCCAGCTCGTCGTGGCACAAGGCGCCGATCAGCAGTTCGTCGTCGGCGAACAACTGTACCTGGTGTCGTCGGGCGGCGGCTATCGCCTGACGCGTTGA
- a CDS encoding DUF3085 domain-containing protein: MFYFKGCNPAVDAEFYENARRGFGGDDFGERLSLTGLKETLANADCKSVRITVTPRSIRIDAFA, from the coding sequence CTGTTTTACTTTAAGGGGTGCAACCCGGCCGTGGATGCGGAGTTCTATGAGAACGCCCGGCGCGGTTTTGGTGGCGATGATTTCGGTGAGCGTCTGTCTCTGACCGGTCTCAAGGAGACCCTGGCCAATGCAGATTGCAAGTCCGTGCGGATCACCGTCACGCCCAGGTCTATCCGGATCGACGCGTTCGCCTGA
- a CDS encoding ATP-binding protein yields MKVNPSQLHTLLAAFIPARLPVLITGAPGIGKSDIVASAAKAAGYDLLISHPVVEDPTDSKGLPFPATDGAGAKFLPFGDLATALNSLRPLVWFIDDLGQASPAVQAAKMQLLLARRIGEHVLPDHVTFVAATNRRSDNAAVSNILDPLKSRFSTIVELEPTIEDWTRWAVTNHVPPVLIAFLRFRPDLLLSSERSKEVENLPSPRGWGHLARQLPLVPPGMEIIVSAGAVGEGAALEFESFRQIYRELPSVDSVLAAPESARIPDKVAAQYAICSALASVANENNFDRVMVYANRLFEAHLGEFAVMLATDAARRDSRICATPAWINAQGCKLGELLLGN; encoded by the coding sequence ATGAAAGTGAACCCTTCCCAACTGCACACCCTGCTCGCGGCCTTCATTCCCGCACGCCTGCCCGTCCTCATCACCGGGGCGCCTGGCATCGGCAAGAGCGATATCGTGGCCAGCGCTGCCAAGGCTGCAGGCTACGACCTGCTGATCTCCCACCCGGTGGTGGAAGATCCGACCGACTCCAAGGGCTTGCCCTTTCCGGCAACGGATGGCGCGGGTGCCAAGTTCCTGCCGTTCGGGGATCTGGCCACCGCGCTCAACAGCCTGCGCCCGCTGGTCTGGTTTATCGATGACCTTGGACAAGCCTCGCCGGCCGTCCAGGCGGCCAAGATGCAATTACTGCTCGCGCGGCGCATTGGTGAACACGTCCTGCCGGACCACGTCACCTTTGTTGCCGCCACCAACCGTCGCAGCGACAACGCGGCGGTGTCCAACATCCTTGATCCGTTGAAATCCCGCTTCAGCACCATCGTTGAGTTGGAGCCGACGATCGAGGACTGGACACGGTGGGCGGTCACGAACCATGTGCCGCCCGTGCTGATTGCCTTTCTGCGCTTCCGTCCTGACCTGCTGCTCTCGTCCGAGCGCAGCAAGGAAGTGGAGAACCTGCCCTCGCCGCGAGGCTGGGGGCACCTGGCGCGTCAACTGCCGCTGGTACCGCCCGGCATGGAGATCATCGTCTCGGCCGGCGCGGTGGGCGAGGGCGCGGCGCTCGAGTTTGAGTCGTTCCGCCAGATCTATCGCGAGCTGCCCAGTGTCGATTCGGTGCTGGCCGCCCCGGAATCCGCGAGGATTCCGGACAAGGTGGCGGCGCAGTACGCCATCTGCTCGGCGCTCGCCTCCGTTGCCAACGAAAACAACTTCGATCGCGTGATGGTGTACGCCAATCGCCTGTTCGAAGCCCATCTCGGGGAGTTCGCGGTGATGCTCGCCACCGACGCAGCACGCCGCGACTCGCGAATCTGTGCCACCCCGGCGTGGATCAATGCGCAGGGCTGCAAGCTCGGTGAGTTGCTGCTCGGCAACTGA
- a CDS encoding PRTRC system protein C gives MSLTVQQLTREFIYNGMTLMDPGPAFSTDQVRDMYTAQYPELTTATVDGPVHNGTVMRYTFVRAAGAKGCHA, from the coding sequence ATGAGCCTGACTGTCCAGCAACTGACCCGTGAATTCATCTACAACGGCATGACCCTGATGGATCCTGGCCCGGCATTTTCGACCGACCAGGTGCGCGACATGTACACCGCCCAGTACCCCGAGCTGACCACCGCCACGGTGGATGGTCCGGTGCATAACGGGACCGTCATGCGCTACACGTTCGTGCGCGCCGCCGGCGCCAAGGGCTGCCATGCGTAA
- a CDS encoding PRTRC system protein F has protein sequence MLFDARPSDEIFIASGPGWTPSRQPPAARRRPAHGFLTLPSLSAEIPARGKLQYGEGADTLRLIRKQFETGVLAARDVQGAASAGDAFAQAMFAWLRRRMPKCKRLNFSFALLDLAAAREQVDQFGWDEDLHAPLYLAIELDEEAVFEIGKRADIMRRADPALLYTATHLVNEAAGRSLFVRTPDELADMFARWWWECDPTMSDEEAREFLGERFGDADSSEIERYLPSKVLPVLAPDDAVPAFARRDKSVRIDCLRAPQLEALAGQKRGLPRRICLALLDLQAVLARTRRSRALNHAQWAEPAYSAATLCMWRGHWVGQILDDHFDSLNCGGDATMYQSLIPLANTPRAIRRQFKQLADMMDVIAALDRVLTLISE, from the coding sequence GTGCTGTTCGATGCTCGCCCATCTGATGAAATCTTCATTGCATCAGGGCCCGGCTGGACGCCATCGCGACAGCCTCCCGCTGCCAGACGTCGACCTGCCCATGGTTTTCTGACGCTACCCTCGCTCTCGGCCGAGATTCCCGCCCGCGGGAAGCTGCAGTACGGCGAGGGCGCGGACACGCTCAGGCTGATCCGCAAGCAGTTCGAAACCGGCGTGCTGGCGGCCCGGGACGTGCAGGGGGCGGCCAGCGCCGGTGATGCGTTCGCGCAGGCCATGTTCGCCTGGCTGCGCCGGCGCATGCCCAAGTGCAAACGGTTGAACTTCTCGTTCGCGTTGCTCGACCTGGCTGCCGCAAGGGAGCAGGTCGATCAGTTCGGATGGGACGAAGACCTCCATGCGCCGTTGTACCTGGCGATCGAGCTTGACGAGGAAGCCGTGTTCGAGATCGGGAAGCGTGCCGATATCATGCGCCGCGCTGATCCCGCCCTGCTGTACACGGCCACACACCTCGTCAACGAGGCTGCGGGTCGATCGCTCTTCGTGCGCACGCCAGACGAGCTGGCGGACATGTTCGCCCGCTGGTGGTGGGAGTGCGATCCGACAATGAGCGATGAGGAGGCGCGGGAGTTTCTCGGCGAGCGGTTCGGCGACGCTGACAGCTCCGAGATCGAGCGCTACCTGCCGTCCAAGGTACTGCCAGTGCTCGCCCCAGATGACGCGGTGCCTGCATTTGCGCGACGGGACAAATCCGTGCGCATCGACTGCTTGCGCGCTCCGCAACTGGAGGCGCTGGCGGGTCAAAAACGTGGCCTGCCACGCCGAATTTGCCTTGCGCTGCTGGACCTACAGGCGGTACTCGCCCGGACCCGGCGCAGCCGTGCACTCAACCACGCGCAATGGGCAGAACCTGCCTACTCGGCTGCGACGCTCTGCATGTGGAGGGGGCACTGGGTGGGCCAGATCCTCGATGACCACTTCGACTCCCTGAATTGCGGGGGCGACGCCACGATGTATCAGTCGCTAATTCCGCTGGCAAATACCCCTCGCGCAATCCGGCGCCAGTTCAAGCAACTGGCCGACATGATGGACGTCATCGCGGCACTCGACCGCGTTCTCACCTTAATTTCTGAATAG
- a CDS encoding vWA domain-containing protein, translating to MRDRISKQRSQLILSQPFFGALLMRLQLVEDPSCKTFWVNGVSLGYNPAYVATLSDLELRGCLAHEVLHPANGHCWRRGVRDPGRWNHACDYAINPLVLNAGLQLPAGALIDGRFLGKSAEEIYAMLRQEGSEQPQPQQPPQPAPQPQPQQDGSGQGDGSGPPQPDGQDGPDDSSAGGDPSQASPEFSPGEVRQQPQAAQQALANEWKVAAMQAAKAVQMRGKLPGDLSAMVASATRASVDWRSVLHRFAFEQTRSDYSWAMPNRRYTHMGLYLPALHDQSVGDAVFVRDTSGSVFDETQAQFGAEIEAVFTSLQPRRLFVVDCDTRIAQVQCFERGEAIELGPIRGGGGTSFVAPFAWLEEQGVHPAFLVYLTDMDGKFPSAPPAYPTLWASTTPLRRIAPPPFGEAVEVIV from the coding sequence ATGCGCGATCGAATCTCGAAGCAGCGTTCCCAGCTTATCCTGTCGCAACCGTTCTTCGGGGCGTTGCTGATGCGGTTGCAGCTGGTCGAGGATCCGTCGTGCAAGACGTTCTGGGTGAATGGCGTGTCGCTGGGCTACAACCCGGCGTATGTCGCCACCCTGAGCGATCTTGAACTGCGCGGCTGTCTGGCGCATGAGGTCCTGCATCCGGCCAATGGCCATTGCTGGCGCCGTGGTGTGCGTGATCCCGGCCGTTGGAATCATGCGTGCGACTATGCGATTAATCCATTGGTGCTGAACGCCGGCTTGCAGCTGCCGGCCGGCGCGCTGATCGACGGACGCTTTCTCGGCAAGTCCGCGGAAGAGATCTATGCCATGTTGCGCCAGGAAGGATCGGAGCAACCGCAACCGCAGCAGCCGCCGCAACCAGCACCCCAACCCCAACCACAGCAGGATGGCAGCGGTCAGGGTGATGGCAGCGGCCCGCCACAGCCTGATGGGCAGGACGGGCCGGACGATAGCAGCGCCGGGGGCGATCCTTCCCAGGCTTCGCCGGAGTTTTCACCCGGGGAGGTGCGCCAGCAACCGCAGGCAGCACAGCAGGCGCTGGCCAACGAGTGGAAGGTGGCGGCGATGCAGGCGGCGAAAGCCGTGCAGATGCGTGGAAAGCTTCCCGGCGACCTGAGCGCAATGGTGGCGTCAGCCACGCGGGCTTCGGTGGACTGGCGCTCCGTGCTGCACCGCTTTGCCTTCGAGCAGACTCGTTCGGACTATAGCTGGGCCATGCCGAACCGGCGGTACACCCACATGGGCCTGTACCTCCCGGCTTTGCATGACCAGTCGGTGGGCGATGCGGTCTTTGTGCGCGACACCAGCGGATCGGTATTCGACGAGACGCAGGCCCAGTTCGGCGCGGAGATCGAAGCGGTCTTCACGTCGCTGCAGCCGCGGCGTTTGTTCGTGGTGGACTGTGACACACGCATCGCACAGGTACAGTGCTTTGAAAGGGGCGAGGCTATCGAGCTTGGCCCCATCCGTGGCGGTGGCGGCACAAGTTTTGTAGCGCCGTTCGCCTGGCTGGAAGAGCAGGGTGTTCACCCGGCCTTCCTGGTCTATCTGACGGACATGGACGGGAAATTTCCGTCCGCGCCGCCAGCGTACCCCACGCTGTGGGCTTCGACCACGCCGCTGCGTCGGATTGCTCCGCCGCCGTTTGGCGAGGCGGTCGAGGTAATCGTTTGA
- a CDS encoding PRTRC system protein E has protein sequence MFQELVPLVTACDKVVLTLTMKGDAMAVVVAPVVSKAADAALATPLALTASPAELDEGFAQAISSVSVSHRSLAEQVEATASILNAATSAQSTKAQKALSKANSKPVASSSDDADGTDGTDDNAEGEGKAAAPAPQASSPEPSGTNLADLLG, from the coding sequence ATGTTTCAGGAACTCGTTCCGCTCGTCACCGCGTGCGACAAGGTTGTGCTCACGCTAACCATGAAGGGTGACGCGATGGCTGTTGTCGTTGCACCGGTCGTTTCCAAGGCCGCTGACGCGGCGCTGGCCACCCCGCTCGCTCTGACCGCCTCCCCGGCGGAACTGGACGAGGGCTTTGCCCAGGCAATCTCCTCGGTGTCGGTCTCGCATCGCTCGTTGGCCGAACAGGTCGAAGCCACTGCTTCGATCCTGAACGCGGCAACCAGCGCGCAGTCTACCAAGGCACAGAAGGCGCTATCCAAGGCCAACAGCAAGCCGGTCGCATCGTCTTCCGATGATGCGGATGGGACTGACGGCACGGACGACAACGCGGAAGGCGAGGGCAAGGCTGCGGCCCCCGCGCCCCAGGCATCCTCGCCCGAGCCGAGCGGTACCAACCTCGCCGATCTGCTCGGATAA
- a CDS encoding PRTRC system ThiF family protein, whose translation MSFEHHIPETMRVNAWKVVVVGAGGTGSALLPALARLHHAMLELGHPGGIECTVYDDDTVSETNVGRQGFYPNDVGQHKATLLVNRLNLLMGTRWEARPRRIGSQDRFVCDMAVGCVDSRAARKAILGALERGTGGYYLDCGNETDRGQVILGQVRGKRESRLPHVGDLFPELIDPRGDKADTAPSCSMADALRKQSLVINQAIAVQAFNLLWTLFRTGTLKYSGVFVNLEAGRTNPLPIDPAAWARFGYDLSAKPTRKRGAAK comes from the coding sequence ATGAGTTTCGAGCACCATATCCCCGAAACGATGCGCGTCAATGCGTGGAAAGTAGTGGTAGTGGGCGCTGGCGGTACCGGCAGCGCCTTGCTGCCTGCACTGGCGCGTCTGCACCACGCCATGCTCGAACTCGGCCACCCCGGCGGCATCGAGTGCACGGTCTACGATGACGACACAGTGAGCGAGACGAACGTCGGCCGCCAGGGCTTCTACCCGAACGACGTCGGCCAGCACAAGGCGACCTTGCTGGTGAACCGCCTTAACCTGCTGATGGGCACCCGCTGGGAAGCCCGCCCGCGACGGATCGGCAGCCAGGATCGCTTTGTCTGCGACATGGCGGTCGGTTGCGTGGACTCCCGCGCGGCGCGCAAGGCCATTCTTGGCGCGCTCGAGCGCGGCACCGGTGGCTACTACCTGGATTGCGGCAACGAGACAGACCGCGGTCAGGTCATTCTCGGCCAGGTGCGCGGCAAGCGGGAAAGCCGGTTGCCCCATGTGGGCGACCTGTTCCCGGAACTGATCGATCCGAGGGGCGACAAGGCCGACACTGCGCCGTCCTGTTCGATGGCCGACGCGCTGCGCAAGCAGTCGTTGGTCATCAATCAGGCGATCGCGGTGCAGGCCTTCAACCTGTTGTGGACGCTCTTCCGGACGGGCACGCTGAAGTATTCAGGCGTGTTTGTGAACCTGGAGGCGGGGCGGACCAACCCATTGCCGATTGATCCTGCGGCGTGGGCGCGATTCGGCTATGACCTCAGTGCCAAGCCGACGCGCAAGCGCGGCGCGGCAAAATGA
- a CDS encoding PRTRC system protein B, with the protein MAKIHSASRDHDVALQGAILLYGTDLSAFSYATAHRIVTDAQTGRPVIGAGTPLNRRALIQAVRQVAEASLPKGEFLTPNVLSIGPDAITWWCPPGNRRVYFNCEELGDRSAMTPHPGLVFHASPAGFRVFALMEDERPTPESMLYEPPYFNTWDHGKICIGTAHVPKQIDAASIAGWEGAFFASAFTHPNHGGKRVDYDDGFYAFWRDMLDGRFPTFPKAALIPMNQSLGNLIAGQF; encoded by the coding sequence ATGGCCAAGATTCATAGTGCTTCACGCGACCATGATGTGGCCCTGCAAGGGGCCATTCTGCTGTATGGGACTGACCTCAGTGCGTTCTCTTATGCCACGGCGCATCGCATCGTCACCGATGCTCAGACGGGGCGACCCGTGATCGGAGCCGGCACGCCACTGAACCGGCGTGCGCTGATCCAGGCGGTGCGTCAGGTCGCCGAGGCCTCGCTGCCCAAGGGCGAGTTCTTGACGCCCAACGTGCTGTCGATCGGCCCGGATGCCATCACCTGGTGGTGTCCGCCCGGCAATCGCCGCGTGTACTTCAACTGCGAGGAGCTGGGCGATCGCAGTGCCATGACGCCCCATCCCGGACTGGTCTTTCACGCGTCGCCTGCCGGCTTTCGTGTGTTCGCCCTGATGGAGGATGAGCGCCCGACGCCGGAATCGATGCTGTACGAGCCGCCTTACTTCAATACCTGGGACCACGGGAAGATCTGCATCGGCACGGCCCACGTGCCAAAGCAGATCGACGCGGCGTCCATAGCCGGCTGGGAAGGGGCGTTCTTCGCCTCTGCCTTCACCCATCCCAATCACGGCGGCAAGCGGGTCGACTATGACGACGGCTTCTACGCCTTCTGGCGCGACATGCTGGACGGGAGGTTTCCAACCTTCCCAAAAGCGGCGCTCATCCCCATGAACCAATCCCTCGGCAACCTGATCGCCGGGCAATTCTGA
- a CDS encoding phospholipase D-like domain-containing protein, producing MIELIINESKHNNHLTRVGQLLEAASNVVIVSGWLKKEGVDVLKSALLAAVGRGATVTVYSNKGDRAEETEQVAIQRLTELGVSHVLVRDFYLHSKIYYFEQGDRYTALIGSANLTRGALCSNEELSVEVSGNLGDTQHTQIFAYLARVKARIPAKASVLARVAG from the coding sequence ATGATTGAACTGATCATCAATGAGTCGAAGCACAATAATCACCTGACCCGGGTCGGCCAGTTGCTTGAGGCGGCCAGCAATGTAGTCATCGTTTCTGGATGGCTCAAGAAGGAGGGTGTCGATGTGCTGAAGTCCGCGCTGCTGGCCGCAGTAGGCCGGGGCGCCACTGTTACCGTCTACTCGAATAAGGGTGACCGAGCCGAAGAAACAGAGCAAGTTGCCATTCAGCGGCTCACCGAATTGGGCGTGTCGCACGTTTTGGTGAGAGATTTCTACCTACATTCCAAGATCTACTATTTCGAGCAGGGCGACCGATACACAGCGCTCATTGGCTCTGCCAATCTGACGAGAGGTGCCCTGTGCTCCAATGAGGAATTGTCGGTCGAAGTCTCTGGCAACCTGGGCGATACGCAGCACACCCAGATTTTTGCCTATCTGGCGCGGGTGAAGGCTCGCATTCCGGCAAAGGCGAGCGTGCTGGCCAGGGTCGCGGGCTAG